A genomic stretch from Desulfotignum balticum DSM 7044 includes:
- a CDS encoding TRAP transporter small permease — MQITPIENNIHRVARLMYFFAGMAIVAMMMITTLDVFMRFCVTMYSKFGWEFLASWRPVPGTYDLVAMCGAIAAAFAMAHTTLESGHVAVSLVVRLLSKKGQLWMKMFTDTASLSLFSILAWRSVVYAGKLKESGEVSMTMQLPYHPFVYLMAFSSLVVALVYLIAIIKNMKKVVSL; from the coding sequence ATGCAGATAACACCTATTGAAAACAACATCCACCGGGTGGCCCGGTTGATGTATTTTTTTGCCGGTATGGCCATTGTGGCCATGATGATGATCACCACGCTGGACGTATTCATGCGGTTCTGCGTCACCATGTACAGCAAATTCGGGTGGGAATTTCTGGCATCCTGGCGCCCCGTACCCGGCACCTATGACCTGGTGGCCATGTGCGGTGCCATTGCCGCCGCCTTTGCCATGGCCCACACCACCCTGGAATCGGGACATGTGGCCGTGAGCCTGGTGGTGCGGCTGCTGTCGAAAAAAGGTCAGTTGTGGATGAAAATGTTCACAGACACGGCCTCCTTGAGCCTGTTTAGCATCCTGGCCTGGCGCAGTGTGGTCTATGCCGGCAAGCTCAAGGAAAGCGGAGAGGTGTCCATGACCATGCAGCTGCCATATCATCCCTTTGTTTACTTGATGGCCTTCTCCAGCCTGGTCGTCGCCCTGGTATATCTGATCGCAATAATCAAAAACATGAAAAAGGTGGTTTCTTTATGA
- a CDS encoding TetR/AcrR family transcriptional regulator gives MKEHERRKKEIYRIATQTLWQKGYDKTTIRDIAKATDMTTAGLYYYFKSKEELLFQILDSHMDDMLAGIEKIAATQVPPIELIKKYIQYQVDTYCKDKFRSKLILNDDDCLTGEWYEQVKQKQRSFLVFWRNALDDFCRDQGLPTDHIAVDAHCLVGMCNWIYRWYDPKGDLKPEALGEKIFNTFVFGLTSKGRAPFS, from the coding sequence ATGAAAGAACATGAGCGCAGAAAAAAAGAGATCTACCGGATCGCCACCCAGACCCTGTGGCAGAAAGGGTATGACAAAACCACCATCCGGGATATTGCCAAAGCCACGGACATGACCACGGCCGGGCTGTATTATTATTTTAAAAGCAAGGAAGAACTGCTGTTCCAGATCCTGGACAGTCATATGGACGACATGCTCGCCGGCATTGAAAAAATTGCCGCAACCCAGGTCCCGCCAATTGAGCTGATCAAAAAATACATCCAGTACCAGGTGGACACTTATTGTAAAGACAAATTCCGCAGCAAACTGATTCTCAATGATGATGACTGTCTTACCGGGGAATGGTATGAGCAGGTCAAACAGAAACAAAGATCATTCCTGGTGTTCTGGCGAAACGCGCTGGACGATTTTTGCCGGGACCAGGGCCTTCCCACAGATCATATCGCCGTGGATGCCCACTGCCTGGTCGGTATGTGCAACTGGATCTACCGCTGGTATGATCCCAAAGGAGATCTCAAACCCGAAGCCCTGGGCGAAAAAATTTTCAACACCTTTGTTTTCGGCCTGACCAGCAAAGGCCGGGCACCTTTCAGCTGA
- a CDS encoding type II toxin-antitoxin system HicB family antitoxin, producing MNKYEIIIHWSDEDQAFLADIPELPGCMAHGDTYESALANIKSAMDLWIKTAKEFNDPIPAPKGRRLAFA from the coding sequence ATGAATAAATATGAAATTATAATCCACTGGAGTGATGAAGATCAGGCATTTTTGGCCGATATTCCCGAGCTTCCAGGCTGCATGGCGCATGGTGATACATATGAATCCGCATTAGCTAATATTAAATCAGCCATGGATTTATGGATTAAAACGGCTAAGGAATTTAATGATCCTATCCCAGCACCTAAAGGCCGTCGTCTTGCCTTTGCATAG
- a CDS encoding TRAP transporter large permease translates to MSLTAIGVIGIIVLLIMLFSKMPVGFVMGLIGFLGFSYVKGWGPGLNILAKDFFEMFSSHSLTVIPLFMFMGQISFYSGISRRLYDAAYVLIGARPGGLAMASVAACAGFAAISGSTNATAATMATVSIPEMKRFKYDMGLAAGTVAAAGSLGILIPPSTIFIVYGILTEQSIGSLFMAGILPGILLALLFVAAIHLQVRRNPALAPAGPKTTWIQKIKSLTGVLEALLIFGSVMGGLFSGVFTPTEAAAVGAFFTLLLSVVRRQLSLKHFFKAIADTTRLSCMVMVIVAGATVFGHFMAVTRIPFDLSNWVAALPLHPMLIMMVIIMIYLVGGCFMDGFALIMLTVPIFFPVAQALGFDPIWFGVIIVLIAEMGVITPPVGINVYVVYGVSKDIPLEAIFRGVLPFLLALIICNGLLMIFPQIALFLPGLL, encoded by the coding sequence ATGAGTCTGACAGCCATTGGTGTGATCGGCATCATTGTCCTGCTGATCATGCTGTTTTCCAAAATGCCCGTGGGATTTGTGATGGGCCTGATCGGATTTCTGGGATTCAGCTATGTCAAAGGATGGGGACCGGGGTTAAACATCCTGGCCAAGGATTTTTTCGAGATGTTTTCCAGCCACAGCCTCACCGTGATCCCGCTGTTCATGTTCATGGGCCAGATCTCTTTTTATTCAGGGATCAGCCGGCGCCTGTACGATGCCGCCTATGTGCTCATCGGGGCCCGTCCCGGGGGGCTGGCCATGGCCAGCGTGGCCGCCTGCGCCGGATTTGCCGCCATCTCCGGGTCCACCAATGCCACGGCCGCCACCATGGCCACCGTGAGCATCCCGGAAATGAAGCGGTTCAAGTATGACATGGGGCTGGCCGCCGGGACCGTGGCCGCGGCCGGCAGCCTGGGCATTCTGATTCCGCCTTCCACCATTTTCATTGTGTACGGCATCCTCACGGAGCAGTCCATCGGCAGTCTTTTTATGGCCGGGATCCTGCCGGGCATTCTGCTGGCCCTGCTGTTCGTTGCCGCCATTCATTTGCAGGTCCGGCGCAACCCGGCCCTGGCACCGGCCGGTCCCAAAACCACCTGGATCCAGAAAATCAAATCTCTCACCGGCGTGCTCGAGGCTTTGCTGATTTTCGGATCCGTCATGGGCGGGCTTTTCTCCGGTGTGTTCACCCCCACGGAAGCCGCCGCCGTGGGCGCGTTTTTCACCCTGCTTTTGTCGGTAGTCCGCCGCCAGCTCTCTTTGAAACATTTTTTCAAAGCCATTGCCGACACCACACGGCTGAGCTGCATGGTCATGGTAATCGTGGCAGGGGCCACGGTGTTCGGTCATTTCATGGCCGTGACCCGGATCCCCTTTGACCTGTCCAACTGGGTGGCGGCCCTGCCTCTCCACCCCATGCTGATCATGATGGTGATCATCATGATCTATCTTGTGGGCGGATGCTTCATGGACGGATTCGCCCTGATCATGCTCACGGTTCCCATCTTTTTCCCCGTGGCCCAGGCCCTGGGCTTTGATCCCATCTGGTTCGGGGTCATCATCGTGCTCATCGCGGAAATGGGGGTAATCACCCCGCCCGTGGGCATCAATGTGTATGTGGTGTACGGCGTGTCCAAGGACATCCCGCTGGAAGCCATCTTCCGGGGCGTGTTGCCTTTTCTGCTGGCCCTGATCATCTGCAACGGCCTGCTGATGATCTTTCCGCAGATCGCGCTGTTCCTGCCGGGACTGTTATGA
- a CDS encoding hotdog fold thioesterase, protein MSDIICDKKVLDHIQKDAFARHLGATVEIVAPGRSRVFLTVTETMTNFHGTTHGGVIFAISDMAFAAACNSHGRVAVALNVSICYLKPSFPGDRLKAEATEIHCGRRTSLYDITVTNEDTGTLIARSQDQAFRKDEWIVPEK, encoded by the coding sequence ATGTCTGACATCATCTGTGACAAAAAAGTGCTGGATCATATTCAAAAAGACGCGTTTGCCCGCCATCTGGGCGCCACGGTGGAAATCGTGGCGCCCGGCCGCAGCCGGGTATTTCTGACCGTCACCGAAACGATGACCAATTTCCACGGCACCACCCACGGCGGGGTGATCTTTGCCATCAGTGACATGGCGTTTGCCGCAGCCTGCAATTCCCACGGCCGGGTGGCCGTGGCCCTGAACGTGAGCATCTGTTATCTGAAACCCAGCTTCCCCGGGGACCGGCTGAAAGCCGAAGCCACAGAAATTCACTGCGGCCGGCGCACCTCTTTGTATGACATCACCGTGACCAATGAAGACACGGGCACCCTGATTGCCAGAAGCCAGGACCAGGCATTCCGGAAAGATGAATGGATCGTGCCTGAAAAATAA
- a CDS encoding TRAP transporter substrate-binding protein, with translation MMSKTGIIASILSITLAVSLAATAAMAKPIEISFSNMFPPSHIHGQLGQEYCDEIEKRTDGRVKMTYYPGGSLISPPQTYSAIVDGITDMGFSVLGYSRGVFPALEAIDLPMGYKSGIQATKIINAFYEKFQPKELDKIKVMFFTAHGPGLIHSKDPIRKLEDIKGMKVRCYGFSVKVVEALGAVPVAMAQNQAYEALQKGVCNATLVPIEALKGWKQAEVINYTTETYSIGYTSGLYLFMNKDKWADLPADIQAIFEQVNKEWIVKYGEAWDTSDQEGREFTLELGNEIISLSPEENKRWAAAVAPVIDSWVKEASKKGLPAQDYVDFLREAVKTY, from the coding sequence ATGATGTCAAAAACCGGAATCATTGCATCAATTCTTTCCATCACCCTGGCCGTGTCACTGGCGGCAACCGCTGCCATGGCAAAACCCATTGAAATCAGTTTCAGCAACATGTTTCCCCCATCCCACATCCATGGGCAACTGGGCCAGGAATACTGCGATGAAATTGAAAAACGTACGGATGGCCGGGTCAAAATGACTTATTATCCGGGCGGTTCCCTGATATCCCCGCCCCAGACCTACAGCGCCATTGTGGATGGTATCACGGACATGGGGTTTTCCGTGCTGGGTTACAGCCGGGGCGTATTTCCGGCTTTGGAGGCCATTGACCTGCCCATGGGATACAAAAGCGGCATCCAGGCCACCAAAATCATCAATGCGTTTTACGAAAAATTTCAGCCCAAGGAACTAGACAAGATCAAGGTGATGTTTTTTACGGCCCACGGCCCGGGTCTCATCCACAGCAAGGACCCCATCAGAAAACTGGAAGATATTAAAGGGATGAAGGTCCGGTGTTACGGATTCAGTGTCAAGGTGGTGGAAGCATTGGGGGCCGTCCCCGTGGCCATGGCCCAGAACCAGGCCTATGAAGCCCTGCAAAAAGGGGTCTGCAATGCCACCCTGGTTCCCATTGAGGCACTCAAAGGCTGGAAACAGGCGGAAGTGATCAACTACACCACGGAAACCTACAGTATCGGTTACACATCAGGTCTGTATCTTTTCATGAACAAGGACAAATGGGCGGATCTGCCCGCAGACATCCAGGCGATTTTCGAGCAGGTGAACAAAGAATGGATAGTGAAATACGGCGAAGCCTGGGATACCAGTGACCAGGAAGGCCGGGAATTCACCCTGGAGCTGGGCAACGAGATCATTTCTTTGTCCCCGGAAGAAAACAAACGCTGGGCTGCAGCCGTGGCCCCGGTGATCGACTCCTGGGTCAAAGAGGCCTCGAAAAAAGGGCTGCCGGCCCAGGATTATGTGGATTTTCTCAGAGAAGCGGTAAAGACCTATTAA
- a CDS encoding YceI family protein: protein MKRFTITGFLVLILSITTWTPAWGNNWTIDANHSTIQFRIKHIFSTVFGYFPDFDGTIRFDPEHLDQSKFDFTVQVKTINTAIAKRDTHLRSDDFFAADKYPVMTFTSSKITHKQGNTYEVAGTMTIKDTAKNMNIPFVFHGTAPSPVDKKQMVAGFDTAFSLDRLAFGVGDGKFFKMGVVGDVVDITISVEALRTP from the coding sequence ATGAAACGCTTTACCATCACCGGTTTTCTGGTACTCATACTTTCCATCACCACCTGGACCCCGGCCTGGGGAAACAACTGGACCATTGATGCCAACCATTCCACTATTCAGTTCAGGATCAAACATATTTTTTCCACGGTGTTCGGATATTTTCCCGACTTTGACGGCACCATCCGTTTTGACCCGGAACACCTGGACCAAAGCAAATTTGACTTCACCGTTCAGGTCAAAACCATCAACACAGCCATTGCCAAGCGGGACACCCATCTGCGGTCCGATGATTTTTTTGCCGCAGACAAATACCCGGTCATGACCTTTACCTCTTCAAAAATCACCCATAAACAGGGCAATACCTATGAGGTTGCCGGCACCATGACAATCAAGGACACGGCCAAAAATATGAATATCCCGTTTGTTTTTCACGGCACGGCCCCGTCACCCGTTGACAAAAAACAGATGGTGGCCGGATTTGACACGGCATTTTCCCTTGACCGCCTGGCCTTTGGCGTGGGAGACGGCAAATTTTTCAAAATGGGGGTGGTGGGGGATGTGGTCGATATCACCATTTCCGTGGAGGCGCTGCGCACCCCGTAA
- a CDS encoding flavin reductase family protein, with amino-acid sequence MYYEPGRTRHGLAHDPFKSCVVPRPIGWISTLSLEGISNLAPYSQFQNLTFDPPYVMFAANQNTLGKRKDTTVNAEQTGEFVYNMATWDLRDAMNRSAQETAPGVDEFDLAGVTKALSTQVKPFRVAESPIHMECRYHQTLRLPGTGTMGTVDIIIGQVVAVHIKDEFIAEDGKIDIPKIKPIGRLGYYDYTVVDNRFEMIIPGDNKDLSSGLEGAAAPCR; translated from the coding sequence ATGTATTATGAACCCGGCAGAACCCGCCATGGCCTGGCCCATGATCCGTTTAAATCCTGTGTCGTACCCCGGCCCATCGGATGGATCTCCACCCTTTCTCTTGAAGGGATTTCCAACCTGGCCCCATACAGCCAGTTCCAGAATCTGACCTTTGACCCGCCTTATGTGATGTTCGCCGCCAATCAGAACACCCTTGGCAAAAGAAAAGACACCACAGTGAACGCGGAACAGACCGGGGAATTCGTGTATAACATGGCCACCTGGGATTTAAGGGATGCCATGAACCGCTCCGCACAGGAAACGGCTCCCGGTGTGGATGAGTTTGACCTGGCCGGGGTCACCAAAGCCCTGTCAACGCAGGTCAAGCCCTTCCGGGTGGCGGAATCCCCCATTCACATGGAATGCCGCTACCATCAGACCCTGCGGCTTCCGGGCACCGGCACCATGGGTACTGTGGATATCATCATCGGACAGGTGGTGGCGGTCCACATCAAGGACGAATTTATTGCCGAAGACGGCAAAATAGATATCCCCAAAATCAAACCCATCGGACGGCTGGGATATTATGATTACACCGTGGTCGACAACCGGTTTGAGATGATCATTCCGGGAGACAACAAAGATTTGAGTTCCGGATTGGAAGGAGCGGCTGCCCCATGCAGATAA